Proteins encoded together in one Micromonospora kangleipakensis window:
- a CDS encoding ComEA family DNA-binding protein: protein MLPPARSARPTPDPAPRAEPAQPPGPARTARPEPSAPVATPGDEGPARRMSRLPGPGAFDPGRRGVRALAVVALAVVLGAGLWAWRSRPHPEPVRPVSTIAAPEPSSAGPAEAANGQLVVAVAGKVRRPGLVRVPAGSRVADAVEAAGGALPGVDVALLNPARKVTDGELILVGVAAPPGPAGQPGANGAAGPAVGGAAPGGPVNLNTATLAQLDALPGVGPVLAQRILTHREQHGGFRSVADLRQVEGIGDARYEQLKDLVTV from the coding sequence CTGCTTCCGCCCGCGCGGTCCGCCCGCCCGACGCCGGATCCGGCTCCGCGGGCCGAGCCCGCGCAGCCGCCCGGGCCGGCCCGCACGGCTCGGCCCGAACCCTCGGCCCCGGTCGCCACACCGGGCGACGAAGGTCCCGCCCGCCGGATGTCCCGCCTGCCCGGCCCCGGCGCGTTCGACCCCGGTCGGCGCGGGGTGCGGGCGCTGGCCGTCGTCGCCCTGGCCGTGGTGCTCGGCGCCGGGCTCTGGGCCTGGCGGTCACGGCCACATCCCGAGCCGGTCCGACCGGTGTCGACGATCGCCGCGCCGGAGCCGTCCTCCGCCGGCCCGGCCGAGGCGGCGAACGGTCAGCTGGTGGTCGCGGTCGCCGGCAAGGTACGCCGCCCCGGCCTGGTCCGGGTGCCGGCCGGCTCCCGGGTCGCCGACGCCGTCGAGGCGGCCGGTGGCGCGCTGCCCGGCGTGGACGTGGCCCTGCTCAACCCGGCGCGCAAGGTCACCGACGGTGAGCTGATCCTGGTGGGTGTCGCCGCCCCGCCCGGCCCCGCCGGGCAGCCCGGGGCCAACGGGGCGGCGGGGCCGGCGGTCGGTGGGGCGGCGCCGGGCGGGCCCGTCAACCTCAACACCGCCACACTGGCCCAGCTCGATGCCCTGCCCGGGGTCGGCCCGGTGCTCGCCCAGCGGATCCTCACGCATCGCGAGCAGCATGGCGGCTTCCGGTCGGTGGCGGACCTGCGCCAGGTCGAGGGCATCGGCGACGCCCGGTACGAGCAGCTCAAGGACCTGGTGACGGTGTGA
- a CDS encoding DegV family protein has product MPVAVVTDSTAYLPPELVLAHRLTVVPLTVVLNGAEGLEGVETFPADATRVLGGRRVSVSTSRPSPEQFAQVYRSLLAEGADGVVSVHLSAELSGTVEAAGLAAAEIGDRVAVVDSRSTGMGLGFPVLAAAAAADRGADLAAVRQAALDTVDRTTIYFYVDTLEFLRRGGRINAAEALFGTALSVKPIMHMPDGAIVVKDKVRTASRGVARLVDLAVEAAGDADVDLGVHHLAAPQRAEQLVAALTDRLGDHLHDTYVSEAGAVVAAHAGPGLACVVVHRRPAPDAPPAAEG; this is encoded by the coding sequence ATGCCCGTCGCGGTCGTCACCGACTCCACCGCCTACCTCCCGCCCGAGCTGGTGCTGGCGCACCGGCTCACCGTCGTCCCGCTGACCGTCGTGCTCAACGGGGCCGAGGGGCTGGAGGGGGTGGAGACCTTCCCGGCCGACGCCACCCGCGTGCTGGGCGGGCGGCGCGTCTCGGTGAGCACCTCCCGGCCGTCACCCGAGCAGTTCGCCCAGGTCTACCGTTCGCTGCTCGCCGAGGGCGCCGACGGGGTCGTCTCCGTGCACCTCTCCGCCGAGCTCTCCGGCACGGTCGAGGCGGCCGGGCTGGCCGCGGCCGAGATCGGCGACCGGGTCGCGGTGGTCGACAGCCGCTCCACCGGGATGGGCCTCGGCTTCCCGGTGCTCGCCGCCGCGGCGGCCGCTGACCGCGGCGCCGACCTCGCCGCCGTACGGCAGGCCGCGCTGGACACGGTCGACCGGACCACCATCTACTTCTACGTCGACACGCTGGAGTTCCTGCGCCGGGGTGGCCGGATCAACGCCGCCGAGGCGCTGTTCGGCACTGCCCTGTCCGTCAAGCCGATCATGCACATGCCGGACGGCGCGATCGTCGTCAAGGACAAGGTACGCACCGCCAGCCGGGGCGTGGCCCGCCTGGTGGACCTGGCCGTCGAGGCGGCCGGCGACGCCGACGTGGACCTCGGGGTGCATCACCTCGCCGCACCGCAGCGCGCCGAACAACTGGTCGCGGCGCTCACCGACCGGCTCGGCGACCACCTCCACGACACGTACGTCTCCGAGGCCGGCGCGGTGGTCGCCGCGCACGCCGGACCGGGCCTGGCCTGCGTGGTGGTCCACCGCCGGCCCGCGCCGGACGCGCCGCCCGCCGCCGAGGGCTGA
- a CDS encoding histidine phosphatase family protein, which produces MTRLIIWRHGNTDWNAANRVQGQTDVPLNDLGREQARTAAPLLAGLRPDAIVASDLCRAVDTAAALAALTGLPVRTDARLRERHFGEWQGLALTEAAERFPEEYARWRAGDPDPGAGIESLHDLGKRLGAAFQDAADLAVGGTVVVTTHGGGARQGVGHLLGWDHAVLRSVGSLSNCHWTELRHDDARGWHLRAHNVGLITQPALTEAV; this is translated from the coding sequence ATGACCCGCCTGATCATCTGGCGGCACGGCAACACCGACTGGAACGCCGCCAACCGGGTCCAGGGGCAGACCGACGTACCCCTCAACGACCTCGGCCGGGAGCAGGCCCGGACCGCCGCGCCGCTGCTCGCCGGGCTGCGCCCGGACGCCATCGTGGCCAGCGATCTGTGCCGGGCGGTCGACACCGCCGCGGCGCTCGCCGCGCTGACCGGGCTGCCGGTGCGCACTGACGCCCGGCTGCGCGAGCGGCACTTCGGCGAATGGCAGGGCCTCGCCCTTACCGAGGCCGCCGAGCGGTTCCCCGAGGAGTACGCCCGCTGGCGGGCCGGCGACCCCGACCCGGGCGCCGGGATCGAGAGCCTCCACGACCTCGGCAAGCGGCTCGGCGCCGCCTTCCAGGACGCGGCCGACCTCGCCGTCGGCGGCACCGTGGTGGTGACCACCCACGGCGGCGGCGCCCGGCAGGGCGTCGGGCACCTGCTCGGCTGGGACCACGCGGTGCTGCGCAGCGTCGGCTCCCTCTCCAACTGCCACTGGACCGAGCTGCGCCACGACGACGCCCGGGGCTGGCACCTGCGCGCCCACAATGTCGGCCTGATCACGCAGCCGGCGCTGACCGAGGCGGTCTGA
- the rsfS gene encoding ribosome silencing factor — translation MTVSERAHELAMAAAQAAADKKAQDIVIIDVGDQLAITDAFVLAAAPNERQVLAIVDAIEERLLELPEKAKPVRREGQRGGRWVLLDYVDIVVHVQHTEEREFYALDRLWKDCPQIPFVDRDLADSAAGTAAAE, via the coding sequence GTGACAGTTTCCGAACGCGCTCACGAGCTGGCGATGGCCGCCGCCCAGGCCGCGGCCGACAAGAAGGCGCAGGACATCGTCATCATCGACGTGGGCGACCAACTCGCCATCACCGACGCGTTCGTCCTCGCCGCGGCCCCCAACGAGCGTCAGGTGCTGGCCATCGTCGACGCCATCGAGGAGCGCCTGCTCGAGCTGCCGGAGAAGGCCAAGCCGGTCCGGCGCGAAGGTCAGCGGGGCGGCCGCTGGGTGCTGCTCGACTACGTCGACATCGTGGTGCACGTCCAGCACACCGAGGAGCGCGAGTTCTACGCCCTCGACCGGCTCTGGAAGGACTGCCCGCAGATCCCGTTCGTGGACCGGGACCTGGCCGACTCGGCCGCCGGCACCGCCGCCGCGGAATGA
- the nadD gene encoding nicotinate-nucleotide adenylyltransferase, whose protein sequence is MEEDIRRIGIMGGTFDPIHHGHLVAASEVADRFELDEVVFVPTGQPWQKADEPVSPAEDRYLMTVIATASNPRFQVSRVDIDRGGPTYTVDTLRDLYAEYGPKVQLFFITGADALERILSWKDLDEIFELAHFIGVTRPGFELSDKHLPADTVSLVQVPAMAISSTDCRARVARGEPVWYLVPDGVVQYIAKRRLYQE, encoded by the coding sequence GTGGAGGAAGACATCCGGCGGATCGGGATCATGGGCGGGACGTTCGACCCGATCCACCACGGGCACCTGGTCGCGGCCAGCGAGGTGGCGGACCGGTTCGAGCTGGACGAGGTGGTCTTCGTCCCCACCGGCCAGCCGTGGCAGAAGGCCGACGAGCCGGTCAGCCCGGCCGAGGACCGCTACCTGATGACGGTCATCGCCACCGCCTCCAACCCCCGGTTCCAGGTCAGCCGGGTGGACATCGACCGGGGCGGGCCGACCTACACCGTCGACACGCTGCGCGATCTGTACGCCGAGTACGGCCCGAAGGTGCAGCTCTTCTTCATCACCGGCGCCGACGCGCTGGAGCGGATCCTCTCCTGGAAGGACCTGGACGAGATCTTCGAGCTGGCCCACTTCATCGGGGTGACCCGGCCGGGCTTCGAGCTGTCGGACAAGCACCTGCCCGCCGACACGGTGAGCCTTGTGCAGGTGCCGGCGATGGCGATCTCCTCCACCGACTGCCGCGCCCGGGTCGCCCGGGGCGAGCCGGTCTGGTACCTGGTGCCGGACGGTGTGGTGCAGTACATCGCCAAGCGGCGCCTCTATCAGGAGTGA
- the pepN gene encoding aminopeptidase N yields MPSLSRVEATARGALITVESYQVDLDLTSAGERFRSAVTIRFRATPGAETFAEVKPARLLAVRLNDRDLDPAALADDRLPLTGLAEENTLTVEAEMAYSKTGEGIHRFVDPADGETYLYAMSFLDDVQRIFAAFDQPDLKAPVTLSVTAPPEWTVAANGQLAARPAPGRWEFAPTAPLATYFVTLIAGPWHVRHDEHDGIPLGVYCRRSLAAHLDADADEIFTVTKQCLDRFHQLFAERYPFGKYDQAFVPEFNAGAMENPGLVTLRDDYVFRSAVTDTQRELRATTIAHEMAHMWFGDLVTMRWWDDLWLNESFAEYLGTRVTAEATRFDQAWTTFAMRRKAWGYAADQRPSTHPVAPEEVADAAQGLLNFDGISYAKGASVLRQLVAWLGDDVFLAGLNAHFAAHRFGNATLADLLGSLSAASGRDLADWAERWLRRPQVNTLRMETAVDADGRWTEAAVVQTAPDEYPVLRPHRIGVGRYAADGTASRFEVDLDPDVDKGRTELTGLVGEAATGLLLPNVGDLTFAKIRLDPASADAVPTVLPGLADPLARALLWGEALDAATDGERPVAAVVALIAAALPGETEVIIAEDVLTLSRGLIDRYLDPLARDAALLRVAGACATLLAGAPAGGSLQLAAARGLISSTTDAALLTGWLAGDGVPEGLAVDADLRWALLVRLVVLGAAGEPEIAAEVAADRSATGAERAASCRAALPDPAAKRAAWEIVTVNAELSNRLVEATAEGFWQPEQAELTAPYVERYFADMPAAARLRTPWTADRVATLAFPRYAVAQPTRELAAALLARDDLTPGLRRRVTDMDDDLRRALVARTAVAAAGA; encoded by the coding sequence ATGCCGAGCCTGAGCCGTGTAGAGGCGACCGCGCGTGGCGCGTTGATCACCGTCGAGTCCTACCAGGTGGACCTCGACCTGACCAGTGCCGGCGAGCGGTTCCGCTCCGCCGTCACGATCCGGTTCCGGGCGACCCCCGGCGCCGAGACCTTCGCCGAGGTCAAACCCGCCAGACTCCTGGCGGTACGCCTCAACGACCGGGACCTCGACCCGGCCGCGCTGGCCGACGACCGGCTGCCGCTGACCGGCCTGGCCGAGGAGAACACGCTGACCGTCGAGGCCGAGATGGCGTACTCGAAAACCGGCGAGGGGATCCACCGCTTCGTCGACCCGGCGGACGGCGAGACGTACCTGTACGCGATGTCCTTCCTCGACGACGTGCAGCGCATCTTCGCCGCGTTCGACCAGCCGGACCTGAAGGCGCCGGTCACGCTCTCGGTCACCGCCCCGCCGGAGTGGACGGTCGCGGCCAACGGCCAGCTCGCCGCCCGCCCCGCGCCCGGGCGCTGGGAGTTCGCCCCGACCGCGCCGCTGGCGACGTACTTCGTCACGCTGATCGCCGGCCCGTGGCACGTCCGGCACGACGAGCACGACGGCATCCCGCTCGGCGTCTACTGCCGGCGTTCCCTCGCCGCCCACCTGGACGCCGACGCGGACGAGATCTTCACCGTCACGAAGCAGTGCCTCGACCGGTTCCACCAGCTCTTCGCCGAGCGCTACCCGTTCGGCAAGTACGACCAGGCGTTCGTGCCCGAGTTCAACGCCGGCGCGATGGAGAACCCGGGCCTGGTCACCCTCCGGGACGACTACGTCTTCCGCTCCGCGGTCACCGACACCCAGCGGGAGCTGCGCGCCACCACCATCGCCCACGAGATGGCGCACATGTGGTTCGGCGACCTGGTGACCATGCGCTGGTGGGACGACCTCTGGCTGAACGAGTCCTTCGCGGAGTACCTGGGCACCCGGGTGACCGCCGAGGCCACCCGCTTCGACCAGGCGTGGACGACCTTCGCCATGCGCCGCAAGGCCTGGGGGTACGCGGCCGACCAGCGGCCCTCCACCCACCCGGTCGCGCCTGAGGAGGTCGCGGACGCCGCGCAGGGGCTGCTCAACTTCGACGGCATCTCGTACGCCAAGGGGGCCAGCGTGCTGCGGCAGCTCGTCGCCTGGCTCGGCGACGACGTCTTCCTCGCCGGGCTGAACGCGCACTTCGCCGCCCACCGGTTCGGCAACGCCACCCTGGCCGACCTGCTCGGCAGCCTCAGCGCCGCGAGCGGGCGGGACCTCGCCGACTGGGCCGAGCGCTGGCTGCGCCGCCCCCAGGTGAACACCCTGCGGATGGAGACGGCGGTGGACGCCGACGGCCGGTGGACCGAGGCGGCGGTGGTGCAGACCGCGCCGGACGAGTACCCGGTGCTGCGGCCGCACCGCATCGGCGTCGGCCGGTACGCCGCCGACGGGACAGCGAGCCGGTTCGAGGTGGACCTCGACCCGGACGTCGACAAGGGTCGTACCGAGCTGACCGGGCTGGTCGGCGAGGCCGCCACCGGCCTGCTGCTGCCCAACGTCGGTGACCTGACCTTCGCCAAGATCCGCCTCGACCCGGCCTCCGCCGACGCGGTGCCGACGGTGCTGCCGGGGCTGGCCGACCCGCTGGCCCGGGCGCTGCTCTGGGGTGAGGCGCTCGACGCGGCCACCGACGGCGAGCGGCCCGTCGCCGCCGTGGTGGCGCTGATCGCGGCGGCGTTGCCCGGCGAGACCGAGGTGATCATCGCGGAGGACGTGCTCACGCTCAGCCGCGGCCTGATCGACCGCTACCTGGACCCACTGGCCCGGGACGCCGCCCTGCTCCGGGTCGCCGGGGCCTGCGCCACGCTGCTCGCCGGGGCGCCGGCCGGCGGGTCGCTCCAGCTCGCCGCGGCCCGGGGCCTGATCTCGTCGACCACCGACGCCGCGCTGCTCACCGGCTGGCTGGCCGGCGACGGCGTGCCGGAGGGGCTCGCCGTGGACGCCGACCTGCGCTGGGCGCTGCTGGTGCGCCTGGTGGTGCTCGGCGCGGCCGGCGAGCCGGAGATTGCCGCCGAGGTCGCCGCCGACCGCAGCGCCACGGGGGCGGAACGGGCCGCCAGCTGCCGCGCCGCGCTGCCCGACCCGGCCGCCAAGCGGGCCGCCTGGGAGATCGTCACGGTCAACGCCGAGCTCTCCAACCGCCTCGTGGAGGCCACCGCGGAGGGCTTCTGGCAGCCGGAGCAGGCCGAGCTGACGGCCCCGTACGTCGAGCGGTACTTCGCCGACATGCCGGCCGCCGCGCGGCTGCGTACCCCCTGGACGGCCGACCGGGTGGCGACCCTGGCCTTCCCCCGCTACGCCGTGGCGCAGCCCACCCGGGAGCTGGCCGCGGCCCTGCTGGCCCGCGACGACCTCACCCCAGGGTTGCGCCGACGGGTCACCGACATGGACGACGACCTGCGCCGCGCGCTGGTCGCCCGGACGGCGGTGGCCGCCGCGGGGGCCTGA
- a CDS encoding DUF397 domain-containing protein: MGQHPKGDFDLTRAVWQRAEGDTSDSAVEVAFVGDLIGMRNSAEPDGPVLVFTQAEWDAFVAGAQDGEFDLD, from the coding sequence ATGGGTCAGCACCCCAAGGGCGACTTCGACCTCACCCGGGCGGTCTGGCAGCGGGCCGAGGGCGACACCTCCGACAGCGCGGTCGAGGTGGCCTTCGTCGGCGACCTGATCGGCATGCGCAACTCGGCCGAGCCGGACGGACCGGTGCTGGTCTTCACCCAGGCCGAGTGGGACGCGTTCGTCGCGGGCGCCCAGGACGGCGAGTTCGACCTGGACTGA
- a CDS encoding cytochrome P450: protein MSSIPVDRSPDSTLAFLREGYRFIGDRCERYGSDIFQTRLLLEPTICLRGRPAAELFYDNERFRRRGAMPMRAQRTLTGVGGVQGLDDAAHRARKAMLMSVMTPVAIRQLGQLIDDEWRARIPAWERSGPVVLHDEVARMLTRAVCAWAGVPLADSDVARRTAELHAMIEAPAAVGPRYWRGLLGRRHGERWAGDVVDRARAGTLPAPEGSALRVIAEHRDDRGLPLPRRIAAVDLLNVIRPTVAVGRFVVFAALALHDHPGWRERVRGDEAATESFVQEVRRYYPFFAVAAARVRRPFEWAGHHFPQGRRVLLDLYGTNHHPELWPGPEQFRPDRFAGWRGDPLSLVPQGGGDHLTGHRCAGEWITIELMKRAVTNLTTAMSYRVPPQDLALSLSRMPALPPSGFLIDGVRRTA, encoded by the coding sequence ATGAGCAGCATTCCCGTCGACCGCAGCCCGGACAGCACGCTGGCGTTCCTCCGGGAGGGCTACCGGTTCATCGGCGACCGCTGCGAGCGGTACGGCAGCGACATCTTCCAGACCCGGCTGCTGCTGGAACCGACCATCTGCCTGCGCGGCCGCCCCGCCGCGGAGCTCTTCTACGACAACGAGCGCTTCCGCCGGCGGGGGGCCATGCCGATGCGCGCGCAGCGGACGCTCACCGGGGTCGGCGGGGTGCAGGGGCTGGACGACGCCGCGCACCGGGCGCGGAAGGCGATGCTGATGTCGGTCATGACGCCGGTCGCGATCCGCCAGCTCGGCCAGCTCATCGACGACGAGTGGCGGGCCCGGATCCCGGCCTGGGAACGCTCCGGCCCGGTGGTGCTCCACGACGAGGTCGCCCGGATGCTCACCCGCGCGGTCTGCGCCTGGGCCGGGGTGCCGCTGGCCGACTCGGACGTGGCCCGGCGGACCGCCGAGCTGCACGCGATGATCGAGGCACCGGCCGCGGTCGGCCCCCGGTACTGGCGGGGTCTGCTCGGCCGCCGCCACGGCGAACGGTGGGCCGGCGACGTCGTCGACCGCGCCCGGGCGGGCACCCTGCCCGCCCCGGAGGGCAGCGCACTGCGGGTGATCGCCGAGCACCGGGACGACCGGGGCCTCCCGCTGCCCCGCCGGATCGCCGCGGTCGACCTGCTGAACGTCATCCGCCCGACCGTCGCCGTGGGCCGCTTCGTGGTCTTCGCCGCGCTGGCGCTGCACGACCACCCCGGGTGGCGGGAGCGGGTCCGCGGCGACGAGGCGGCCACCGAGAGCTTCGTGCAGGAGGTACGCCGCTACTACCCCTTCTTCGCGGTGGCGGCGGCCCGGGTCCGGCGCCCCTTCGAGTGGGCGGGGCACCACTTCCCCCAGGGACGGCGGGTGCTGCTCGACCTCTATGGCACCAACCACCACCCGGAGCTGTGGCCGGGGCCGGAGCAGTTCCGGCCCGACCGGTTCGCCGGCTGGCGCGGCGACCCGCTCAGCCTCGTCCCGCAGGGCGGCGGGGACCACCTCACCGGCCACCGCTGCGCCGGGGAGTGGATCACCATCGAGCTGATGAAGCGCGCGGTGACCAACCTGACCACCGCCATGAGCTACCGGGTGCCGCCGCAGGACCTGGCGCTCAGCCTGAGCCGGATGCCCGCCCTGCCGCCGAGCGGCTTTCTGATCGACGGCGTCCGGCGCACCGCGTGA
- a CDS encoding molybdopterin oxidoreductase family protein: MVDRIADPWGPRTPYGPGDRWPVRVDSFLADGHTEADVQRWVPSASILHSNGDAMDIAVVDDRIVGVRGRAGDRINHGRVDPKDLYGWQANHSPDRLRRPLVREGDRLVETDWDTAMGRIVARSKELLDGPGGWGHFGFYTSGQLFLEEYYTLGVIGKAGLGTPHMDGNTRLCTATAAAALKASFGTDGQPGSYTDVDHCDAIALWGHNVAETQTVLWMRMLDRRRGPNPPAMLAVDPRATPVAREADVHLALRNGTNLALLNGLLRELIRRGWYDEEYVRAHTVGFDELCKVVEDYPVAKVAEICDLPARQIEQAAELLGQSQRLLSTVLQGFYQSNQATAAACQVNNLHLIRGMIGRPGAGIYQMNGQPTAQNNRECGADGDLPGLRNWENPEHVAELARLWNVEVDTIPHWAPPTHAMQIFRYAEQGSIKLLWISATNPAVSLPDLARVRRILTKPELFLVVQDLFLTETAELADVVLPAATWGEKTGTFTSVDRTVHISDKAVDPPGEARPDLDIFLDYARRMDFRDSDGAPLIKWSDPESAFEAWQECSRGRPCDYTAITYERLRAGGIQWPCTEERPDGTERLYTDGVFNTDPDYCESYGHDLATGAELLPDEYRAKEPRGRAFLHATPYQPSPEVPSDDYPLLLTTGRTVYQFHTRTKTGRAPQLAHAAPEAWVELSPADAGPLGVGEGDLVRVESPRGAVRARARICGVRPGVVFLPFHYGYWDAAGPAGPGPGAAGGGRHDRAANELTVTAWDPVSKQPIFKVAAVRVVKEADSGGRPSPAPTVGGSAPPEGSGIPATVGGPAAEAPSRGE; encoded by the coding sequence ATGGTGGACCGGATCGCGGACCCGTGGGGGCCACGCACCCCGTACGGGCCGGGTGACCGGTGGCCGGTGCGGGTGGACAGCTTCCTCGCCGACGGCCACACCGAGGCGGACGTGCAGCGCTGGGTGCCGTCCGCGTCGATCCTGCACTCCAACGGCGACGCGATGGACATCGCGGTGGTCGACGACCGGATCGTCGGCGTCCGGGGCCGGGCCGGCGACCGGATCAACCACGGCCGGGTCGACCCGAAGGACCTCTACGGCTGGCAGGCCAACCACAGCCCGGACCGGCTGCGCCGGCCGCTGGTCCGCGAGGGCGACCGCCTGGTGGAGACCGACTGGGACACCGCGATGGGCCGGATCGTGGCCCGGTCGAAGGAGCTGCTGGACGGCCCGGGCGGCTGGGGACACTTCGGGTTCTACACCAGCGGGCAGCTCTTCCTCGAGGAGTACTACACGCTCGGGGTGATCGGGAAGGCGGGGCTCGGCACCCCGCACATGGACGGCAACACCCGGCTCTGCACCGCCACCGCCGCCGCCGCGCTGAAGGCGTCCTTCGGCACCGACGGGCAGCCCGGGTCGTACACCGACGTGGACCACTGCGACGCGATCGCGCTCTGGGGGCACAACGTCGCGGAGACCCAGACCGTGCTCTGGATGCGGATGCTGGACCGGCGGCGCGGGCCGAACCCGCCGGCGATGCTCGCCGTCGACCCGCGCGCCACGCCGGTGGCCCGGGAGGCCGACGTGCACCTGGCGCTGCGCAACGGCACCAACCTGGCGCTGCTCAACGGCCTGCTCCGCGAGCTGATCCGCCGCGGCTGGTACGACGAGGAGTACGTCCGGGCGCACACCGTCGGCTTCGACGAGCTGTGCAAGGTGGTGGAGGACTACCCGGTCGCCAAGGTGGCGGAGATCTGCGACCTGCCGGCACGGCAGATCGAGCAGGCCGCCGAGCTGCTGGGCCAGTCGCAGCGGCTGCTCTCCACCGTGCTCCAGGGCTTCTACCAGTCCAACCAGGCCACCGCCGCGGCCTGCCAGGTGAACAACCTGCACCTGATCCGCGGCATGATCGGCCGGCCCGGGGCCGGGATCTACCAGATGAACGGCCAGCCGACCGCGCAGAACAACCGGGAGTGCGGCGCCGACGGCGACCTGCCCGGCCTGCGCAACTGGGAGAACCCGGAGCACGTCGCGGAGCTGGCCCGGCTCTGGAACGTCGAGGTGGACACCATCCCGCACTGGGCGCCGCCGACCCACGCCATGCAGATCTTCCGGTACGCCGAGCAGGGTTCGATCAAGCTGCTCTGGATCTCCGCCACCAACCCGGCGGTCTCCCTGCCTGACCTGGCCCGGGTCCGCCGGATCCTGACGAAGCCGGAGCTGTTCCTGGTGGTGCAGGACCTCTTCCTGACCGAGACCGCCGAGCTGGCCGACGTGGTCCTGCCGGCGGCCACCTGGGGTGAGAAGACCGGCACCTTCACCAGCGTCGACCGGACCGTGCACATCTCCGACAAGGCCGTCGACCCGCCCGGTGAGGCCCGCCCCGACCTGGACATCTTCCTCGACTACGCGCGCCGGATGGACTTCCGTGACTCCGACGGGGCGCCGCTGATCAAGTGGTCCGATCCGGAGTCCGCGTTCGAGGCGTGGCAGGAGTGCTCGCGGGGTCGGCCCTGCGACTACACCGCGATCACGTACGAGCGGCTGCGCGCCGGCGGCATCCAGTGGCCGTGCACCGAGGAGCGCCCGGACGGCACCGAGCGGCTCTACACCGACGGGGTCTTCAACACCGACCCGGACTACTGCGAGTCGTACGGCCACGACCTGGCCACCGGGGCGGAGCTGCTGCCCGACGAGTACCGGGCCAAGGAGCCGCGCGGGCGGGCGTTCCTGCACGCGACGCCGTACCAGCCGTCGCCGGAGGTGCCGAGCGACGACTACCCGCTGCTGCTCACCACCGGCCGCACCGTCTACCAGTTCCACACCAGGACCAAGACCGGGCGCGCACCGCAGCTCGCGCACGCCGCGCCCGAGGCCTGGGTGGAGCTCAGCCCGGCCGACGCCGGGCCGCTCGGTGTCGGGGAGGGGGACCTGGTCCGGGTCGAGTCACCGCGCGGCGCCGTCCGCGCCCGGGCCCGGATCTGCGGGGTACGCCCCGGCGTGGTCTTCCTCCCCTTCCATTACGGCTACTGGGACGCCGCCGGCCCCGCGGGGCCCGGGCCCGGCGCTGCCGGCGGCGGCCGGCACGACCGGGCCGCGAACGAGTTGACCGTCACCGCCTGGGACCCGGTCTCCAAGCAGCCGATCTTCAAGGTCGCCGCGGTGCGGGTGGTGAAGGAGGCGGACTCCGGGGGCCGCCCCTCGCCCGCGCCCACCGTCGGCGGCTCCGCGCCGCCCGAGGGATCGGGCATCCCGGCCACCGTCGGCGGGCCGGCCGCCGAGGCACCGTCGAGGGGGGAGTGA
- a CDS encoding HPP family protein: MPAQNEENPSRAGTASRAFAGSGVALVVAGTVALLTRQPWLFPSLGPAVMLHVEQPDKPESSPRNTVIGHLVALLAGYALLVLTGLADHRSALQEGVSVPRIIAAAGSLAVTAAVLVLLNAAHPPAGATTLIVSLGLLRTPTQLVTAFAAVLLVTLVDWLFNRATGRPAPPWRASSFKEG; this comes from the coding sequence ATGCCCGCGCAGAACGAGGAGAACCCGTCCCGTGCCGGCACCGCCAGCAGAGCCTTCGCCGGCAGCGGCGTCGCCCTGGTGGTGGCCGGCACGGTCGCCCTGTTGACCCGGCAGCCGTGGCTCTTCCCCAGCCTCGGCCCGGCGGTCATGCTGCACGTCGAGCAGCCCGACAAGCCCGAGTCGTCACCGCGCAACACCGTCATCGGGCACCTGGTGGCGCTGCTCGCCGGGTACGCCCTGCTGGTGCTGACCGGGCTCGCCGACCACCGGTCGGCGCTCCAGGAGGGCGTCTCGGTGCCCCGGATCATCGCGGCCGCGGGCTCCCTCGCGGTCACCGCCGCGGTGCTGGTGCTGCTGAACGCCGCGCACCCGCCGGCCGGCGCCACCACCCTGATCGTCAGCCTGGGGCTGCTGCGTACCCCCACCCAGCTGGTGACCGCGTTCGCCGCCGTGCTGCTGGTGACCCTGGTCGACTGGCTGTTCAACCGGGCCACCGGCCGGCCGGCGCCGCCGTGGCGGGCATCGTCGTTCAAGGAGGGCTGA